In a genomic window of Caloenas nicobarica isolate bCalNic1 chromosome 29, bCalNic1.hap1, whole genome shotgun sequence:
- the LOC135999691 gene encoding olfactory receptor 14J1-like — protein LHYGTLLGSRACVHMAAAAWATGFLYALLHTANTFSLPLCNGNAVGQFFCEIPQILKLSCSNSYLRELGFMVVSACLAVGCSIFIFFSYVQILRAVLRIPSEQGRHKAFSTCLPHLAVVSLFVSTAMFAYLKPPSISSPSLDLVVSVLYSVVPPAVNPLIYSMRNQELKDSLRKLISQCFLKQ, from the coding sequence ctgcactacgggaccctcctgggcagcagagcttgtgtccacatggcagcagctgcctgggccactgggtttctctatgctctgctgcacacggccaatacattttcactgccactgtgcaacgGCAATGCTGTgggtcagttcttctgtgaaattccccagatcctcaagctttcctgctcaaactcctacctcagggaacttgggtTTATGGTGGTCAGTGCCTGTTTAGCGGTTGGGtgttctattttcatttttttctcctatgtgcagatcttgagggctgtgctgaggatcccctctgagcagggacggcacaaagccttttccacctgcctccctcacctggccgtggtctccctgtttgtcagcactgccatgtttgcctacctgaaaccGCCCTCtatctcttccccatcccttgacctggtggtgtctgttctgtactcagtggtgcctccagcagtgaaccccctcatctacagcatgaggaaccaggagctcaaggattcCCTGCGGAAACTCATAtctcagtgttttctgaagcagtaa
- the LOC135999692 gene encoding olfactory receptor 14J1-like, with product MSYDRYVAICKPLHYGTLLGSRACVHMAAAAWATGFLTALLQTANTFSLPLCNGNAVGQFFCEIPQILKLSCSHSYLREAGLLVVSALLAFGCFVFIVASYVQIFRAVLRIPSEQGRHKAFSTCLPHLAVVSLFISTAMFTYLKPPSISSPFVDLVVSVLYSVVPPAVNPLIYSMRNQELKDALSKLNDWISSEAINCLCLLHKSYSLTH from the coding sequence atgtcctatgatcgctacgttgccatctgcaaacccctgcactacgggaccctcctgggcagcagagcttgtgtccacatggcagcagctgcctgggccactgggtttctcactgctctgctgcaaacggccaatacattttcactgccactgtgcaacgGCAATGCTGTgggtcagttcttctgtgaaatcccccagatcctcaagctttcctgctcacactcctacctcagggaagctgggcttcttgtggttagtgcATTATTAGCATTTggctgttttgtgttcattgtggcgtcctatgtgcagatcttcagggctgtgctgaggatcccctctgagcagggacggcacaaagccttttccacatgcctccctcacctggccgtggtctctcttttcatcagcactgccatgtttacctacctgaaacccccctccatctcttccccatttgtggacctggtggtgtctgttctgtactcagtggtgcctccagcagtgaaccccctcatctacagcatgaggaaccaggagctcaaggatgccctgtcGAAACTGAatgactggatttcttctgaagctataaactgtctctgtcttctaCATAAGAGTTATAGTCTAACTCACTGA
- the LOC135999584 gene encoding scavenger receptor cysteine-rich type 1 protein M130-like, whose amino-acid sequence MGTEGLLSPQTLWLLLWVQLCRGAAEVRLADGGRRCAGRVEVKPHEQWGTVCGNYWSMNDAAVVCKQLGCGSAVGAHQYGHFGAGSGPIWMSDVDCNGTESALSDCKHAGWGEHDCIHILDAGVTCSGFFRLVEGKSRCSGRVEIRDGDQWKTVCDSHFGPKAAEVLCRELQCGLALPVSGGGHFGEGVGPMWDGELQCVGNESLLSSCPTGPSWDQACTQMNSAAVSCTQYTAFRLVNGSTACAGRLEVQVLGTWGTLCASRWDLSDAHVLCRQLHCGFAESIPGGEYFGRETGPVWRDSFHCDGTEAHLGQCPVTTLGASPCSHGNNAAVICSGPADSASLRLVGGGSRCDGRVEIFQRGTWGRVLDDQWDVQEASVVCRQLRCGEAEKAYNPPKPERGTGPVGLRGVRCAGHEASLTLCNTSLPGSLLLGGVVEDVGVICWGSRRVRLVNGSGRCAGRVEIYYQGSWGTVCDDGWDLSDAAVVCHQLGCGGPVEVADSAWFGEGSGHIWLDGVNCSGSEAALWDCTAGPWGQHDCGHKEDAGVICSEFVALRLENSDGCSGRLQVFYNGTWGSVCSNAMTPDTVSLACKELGCGDGGSLETGLPYGRVSGPAWLDYVQCGEKNISFWQCPSAPWDPQSCDDLRDETHITCNEMPPEPLAPCPNSTSCTDREKIRAVGGEDGCSGRVELWHHGSWGTVCDDSWDMRDAQVACRQLGCGPAVSALREAAFGVGQGPIWLERVECRGTESSLQDCWARPGDGRACRHKEDAAVRCSAAPRTAASPPQAGPTRGRPAVSGRISVPVIICIILGALLCLLLALLAGQVLRARAGRRGSRTAQELFPEAVYEEIGYSPVQEKQARFGRSDVLVTHGDDPAEGYDDAREVSDPEEDDGPGQGAWEMPRVPEEGAGPRDAPRGGSLCSQRSAGVPGAEGDTSSLSPGSMGYDDAEEISLAHPREDTKAVTELGAQQSLSPRPGEPIPAVQVGAAGREERSVQLGEP is encoded by the exons ATGGGCACAGAGGGACTCCTGTCCCCTCAGAcgctgtggctgctcctctgggtaCAGCTGTGCAGGG gtgctgcggaggtgaggctggcggaTGGCGGCAGGCGTtgtgctgggagagtggaggtgaaacCCCATGAACAGTGGGGGACTGTGTGTGGTAACTACTGGAGTATGAACGatgcagcagtggtttgtaagcagctgggctgtgggtctgctgttggagctcATCAGTACGGACactttggggcaggatctggcccaaTTTGGATGAGTGATGTTGACTGTAATGGCACCGAATCTGCCCTGTCTGACTGCAAACATGCAGGATGGGGCGAACATGACTGTATTCACATTCTTGATGCTGGAGTGACATGTTCAG gatttttccgTCTGGTGGAAGGGAAGAGCCGCTGCTCAGGACGGGTGGAGATCCGTGATGgggaccagtggaaaactgtttgtgattcccactttggccccaaagctgccgaggtgctctgcagggagctgcagtgcggtctggccctgcctgtgtctggaggaggtcactttggagaaggggttggtcccatgtgggatggagagctgcagtgtgtggggaatgagtccctcctgtcctcctgccccacggggccctcttgggaccaggcctgcacccagatgaacagcgctgctgtcagctgcacac agtaCACAGCGTTCAGGCTGGTGAACGGCAGCACAGCGtgtgcagggaggctggaggtcCAGGTactggggacctgggggaccCTCTGTGCCTCCCGCTGGGATCTCTCTGATGCCCACGTTCTGTGTCGTCAACTCCACTGTGGGTTTGCTGAGTCCATTCCTGGAGGAGAGTATTTTGGGAGAGAGACTGGCCCTGTCTGGAGAGACTCGTTCCACTGTGATGGGACTGAAGCCCACCTGGGACAGTGCCCAGTGACCACCCTGGGGGCCTCCCCATGCTCCCACGGGAACAACGCTGCTGTCATTTGCTCAG gcccagCCGACTCTGCGTCCCTGCGGCTGGTGGGCGGAGGGAGCCGGTGCGACGGGCGAGTGGAGATCTTCCAGCGCGGGACGTGGGGCAGAGTCCTGGACGACCAGTGGGACGTGCAGGAGGCCAGCGTGGTGTGCCGGCAGCTGCggtgtggagaggcagaaaaagcctaCAACCCCCCAAAGCCTGAGCGAGGGAcgggccccgtggggctgcgAGGGGTCCGGTGCGCAGGGCACGAGGCCAGCCTGACCCTCTGcaacacctccctgcccgggaGTTTGCTGTTGGGAGGGGTTGTGGAGGACGTGGGAGTCATTTGCTGGG GGAGCCGGCGGGTCCGGCTCGTGAATGGGTCCGGGCGCTGCGCAGGGAGAGTGGAGATCTActaccagggcagctgggggaccGTCTGTGACGATGGCTGGGACCTGTCTGATGCCGCCGTCGTTTGccaccagctgggctgtggaggGCCGGTGGAGGTGGCCGACTCTGCTTGGTTCGGAGAAGGCTCCGGCCACATCTGGCTGGACGGTGTGAACTGCTCTGGGTCCGAAGCTGCTCTCTGGGACTGCACTGCCGGGCCCTGGGGGCAGCACGACTGCGGGCACAAAGAGGACGCAGGCGTCATCTGctcag agTTCGTGGCcctgaggctggagaacagtGACGGCTGCTCCGGGCGCCTGCAGGTTTTCTACAATGGGACGTGGGGGAGTGTTTGCTCCAACGCGATGACTCCTGACACGGTGTCGCTGGCgtgcaaggagctgggctgtggggacggAGGATCCCTGGAAACAGGCCTGCCCTATGGCAGGGTGtctggccctgcctggctggattACGTGCagtgtggggagaaaaacatctctttttggcagtgtccctctgctccctgggaccCACAGTCATGCGATGACCTGCGAGATGAGACCCACATCACCTGCAATG AAATGCCCCCAGAGCCTTTGGCCCCGTGCCCCAactccaccagctgcacag aCAGGGAGAAGATCCGTGCCGTGGGAGGCGAGGACGGGTGCTCGGGCAGAGTGGAGCTCTGGCATCACGGCTCCTGGGGGACAGTGTGCGATGACTCCTGGGACATGCGGGATGCCCAGGTGgcgtgcaggcagctgggctgtggccccGCGGTGTCTGCCCTGCGTGAGGCTGCTTTTGGGGTGGGGCAAGGCCCCATCTGGCTGGAGCGGGTGGAGTGCCGGGGGACGGAGTCgtctctgcaggactgctggGCCCGGCCTGGGGACGGACGTGCTTGCCGgcataaggaagatgctgccGTGCGCTGCTCgg ctgcacccaggacagcagcatccccaccccAAGCAG GTCCCACCCGGGGCCGTCCGGCTGTCAGTGGGAGGATCTCAGTGCCCGTCATCATCTGCATCATCCTGGGGgcccttctctgcctgctcctggccctgctggccgGGCAAGTgctcagagccagggctgggcgcAGAG gctccaggacagcccaggagctATTCCCCGAGGCCGTGTATGAGGAGATTGGTTACAGCCCAGTGCAGGAGAAGCAGGCGAGGTTTGGTCGCTCAG atgttcttgttACGCATGGGGATGACCCAGCAGAGGGCTATGATGATGCCAGGGAGGTTTCTGACCCTGAGGAGGACGATGGCCCTGGACAGGGAGCTTGGGAAATGCCCAGGGTgccagaggagggagcaggacccAGGGATGCACCCAGAG GGGGCAGCCTGTGCTCCCAGAGAAGTGCCggggtccctggagctgaaggagaCACCTCGTCCCTGTCCCCGGGGAGCATGGGCTATGATGATGCTGAAGAGATCTCTCTGGCACATCCTCGTGAGGACACAaaggctgtgacagagctgggtgCACAGCAATCCCTGAGCCCCCGGCCAGGAGagcccatccctgctgtgcaggtgggtgcagccgggagggaggagaggtctgtgcagctgggagagccGTGA